A window of the Streptomyces finlayi genome harbors these coding sequences:
- a CDS encoding polysaccharide deacetylase family protein: MAKHKGRGWHGRLLAAALGVTAVAAATSVWTAQADPAGARQPQARVAPPVTKVAAEIAHASDRGARGVNITIDDGPDPVWTPRVLQLLKDSGVKATFCMVGTQAQAYPDLVKAVVADGHRLCNHTVSHDTTMDTRSEAYQSQQILDAERMIIKASGGVRSQYYRAPGGAFTPYSRQLAASRGMRPLGWNVDTKDFEHPGVDSMVATVKSQISNGPTVLFHDAGGDRSQTLAALREVLPWLEQQGYSFGFPVR, from the coding sequence ATGGCAAAGCACAAGGGAAGGGGATGGCACGGCCGGCTTCTCGCGGCGGCGCTCGGGGTGACGGCGGTGGCCGCTGCCACCTCGGTGTGGACCGCCCAGGCCGACCCCGCCGGAGCGCGGCAGCCGCAAGCGCGTGTCGCCCCGCCCGTGACCAAGGTGGCGGCGGAGATCGCGCACGCCTCGGACCGCGGCGCACGGGGCGTCAACATCACCATCGACGACGGCCCGGACCCGGTCTGGACGCCGCGGGTGCTGCAACTGCTGAAGGACAGCGGGGTGAAGGCCACGTTCTGCATGGTGGGTACGCAGGCCCAGGCGTACCCGGACCTGGTCAAGGCGGTCGTTGCGGACGGGCACCGGCTGTGCAACCACACGGTCTCGCACGACACCACCATGGACACCCGGTCCGAGGCCTACCAGTCCCAGCAGATCCTGGATGCCGAACGCATGATCATCAAGGCGTCCGGAGGCGTCCGTTCGCAGTATTACCGGGCCCCCGGCGGTGCCTTCACCCCGTACAGCCGACAGCTCGCCGCGTCCCGGGGGATGCGACCGCTGGGCTGGAACGTCGACACCAAGGACTTCGAGCATCCCGGTGTGGACAGCATGGTCGCCACCGTCAAGAGTCAGATCTCCAACGGGCCGACCGTCCTCTTCCACGACGCGGGAGGGGATCGCTCTCAGACCCTGGCCGCTCTGCGCGAGGTGCTGCCCTGGCTCGAGCAGCAGGGGTACTCCTTCGGCTTCCCCGTGCGATGA
- a CDS encoding helix-turn-helix domain-containing protein gives MLTSTVLATRPGFRVTAVNCRDDHTLWSETEVREDYRVVLVRRGRFRRQTAGTSADVDPTVAYLGIPGEEERFAHPAAGGDACTSISLTPELWRVVAGEGARPARQSVYVDARLDLAHRRLCASARTGDVDHAVTEELLGLLSATVGQAVDGAVPPGVRPGRDEAALVAAARHAIGASHPASEGLLPLAELLGVSPYRLSRSFTRELGVSLTRYRNRVRVGRALDRLDAGEDSLATLAADLGFSDQAHLCRTLRQYLGHTPTALRRLLAARPPTPVHQDGHLRGPSDSG, from the coding sequence GTGCTCACCTCCACCGTTCTCGCCACCCGGCCCGGCTTCCGCGTCACCGCGGTGAACTGCCGTGACGACCACACCCTGTGGTCGGAAACGGAGGTGCGCGAGGACTACCGGGTCGTACTCGTGCGCCGCGGCCGGTTCCGCAGGCAGACGGCCGGCACCTCGGCCGATGTCGACCCGACCGTGGCCTATCTCGGCATCCCGGGCGAGGAGGAGCGTTTCGCGCACCCGGCCGCCGGGGGCGACGCGTGCACATCGATCAGCCTGACGCCCGAACTGTGGAGGGTCGTGGCCGGTGAGGGCGCCCGCCCGGCTCGGCAGAGCGTCTACGTGGACGCCCGTCTCGACCTGGCCCACCGCCGCCTCTGCGCGTCCGCACGCACCGGCGACGTGGACCATGCGGTGACCGAGGAATTACTCGGTCTTCTCTCCGCCACCGTCGGCCAGGCCGTCGACGGAGCCGTTCCGCCCGGTGTCCGTCCCGGCCGGGACGAGGCGGCGCTCGTCGCCGCTGCCCGGCATGCGATCGGCGCGTCCCACCCCGCCTCCGAGGGGCTTCTGCCACTCGCGGAGCTCCTCGGCGTCTCGCCGTACCGTCTGAGCCGCTCCTTCACCCGCGAGCTGGGCGTCTCGCTGACCCGCTACCGCAACCGGGTCCGTGTCGGCCGGGCCCTCGACCGTCTGGACGCGGGCGAGGACAGCCTCGCCACCCTCGCCGCCGACCTCGGCTTCTCCGACCAGGCCCACCTCTGCCGGACCTTGCGCCAGTACCTCGGCCACACACCCACGGCACTGCGTCGGCTCCTCGCCGCGCGCCCGCCGACACCCGTGCACCAGGACGGACACCTGCGCGGCCCCTCGGATTCCGGGTGA
- a CDS encoding F510_1955 family glycosylhydrolase, giving the protein MNAMRKWPIGATAVLALILTACSTNTGPTDKADHTDTGKGAAADHDAHATPIRHVHGLGIDPADQRLYVASHDGLFTTGKGGTAVRVGDSEDDFMGFTVVGAKTFLASGHPAPDATAGQANHGLIESTDAGKTWKPRSLGGEADFHALELAQGAIYGYDSTSALLRVSKDGATWDDRARIQALDIAVSPGDPDTVLATTADGLAKSTDGGTTFAAGRQPAMAFVSWATPDALYGLDDWGGLHRSNDEGTTWHKTGTVPGGQAQALTAVTDRRVLAAGQDGVYESTDGGKSFTKRLAVASGDAH; this is encoded by the coding sequence ATGAATGCAATGCGGAAGTGGCCCATCGGGGCCACAGCGGTCCTCGCGCTGATATTGACCGCCTGCTCCACGAACACCGGCCCCACGGACAAAGCTGATCACACGGACACCGGCAAGGGCGCCGCCGCTGACCACGATGCGCACGCGACGCCGATCAGGCATGTCCATGGCCTCGGCATCGACCCCGCCGACCAGCGGCTCTACGTCGCATCCCACGACGGCCTCTTCACCACCGGCAAGGGCGGCACCGCCGTACGGGTCGGTGACAGCGAGGACGACTTCATGGGCTTCACCGTGGTCGGGGCGAAAACGTTCCTGGCCAGCGGTCACCCCGCCCCCGACGCCACCGCCGGCCAGGCCAACCACGGCCTGATCGAGAGCACCGATGCCGGGAAGACCTGGAAGCCCCGCTCCCTCGGCGGCGAGGCCGACTTCCACGCCCTCGAACTGGCCCAGGGCGCCATCTACGGCTACGACAGCACCAGCGCCCTGCTGCGCGTGAGCAAGGACGGCGCCACCTGGGACGACCGCGCCCGCATCCAGGCGCTGGACATCGCCGTGAGCCCCGGCGACCCGGACACCGTGCTGGCCACCACCGCCGACGGCCTCGCGAAGAGCACGGACGGCGGCACGACCTTCGCCGCGGGCCGCCAACCCGCCATGGCCTTCGTCTCCTGGGCGACACCGGACGCCCTGTACGGACTCGACGACTGGGGCGGGCTGCACCGAAGCAACGACGAAGGCACCACCTGGCACAAGACGGGCACCGTGCCCGGCGGGCAGGCACAGGCGCTGACAGCGGTCACCGACCGGCGCGTCCTGGCCGCCGGCCAGGACGGCGTCTACGAGTCCACCGATGGCGGCAAGTCCTTCACGAAGCGACTCGCGGTCGCCTCCGGCGACGCCCACTGA
- a CDS encoding HEAT repeat domain-containing protein, with protein MTMSADEAFNDAVRRADLGALSGPSDTGVCTPAALGRLIRHGDPEVRRRGLVLLAERVRSGPALGAHVGAEYAALLPGSVSVVGAGAPETALVLAGLYERLGPFLGGRSWPRWRTAGLPVRVRIAWLRAELLNDPSVIRDEPPGELLYQAVRDVDVTEAHRPAEFVDALVDSGDPALWLQALRLARQGLRAGLLAPVRVRAVVSGLLGGGGAVTEAALAELTESWAALDPLPPGRLAPFLAVGPVSARPKVAEAALAVAAHHGHGDLVRQVAGDPDLPPGLRRRALELLGDLAVRGDIGDLTALAVRDPLLFGAALVTCLRGLHRRGHFAEAGHVPSLVALALADHTVPPVEVATILFTCREVLFRVLVDAEPGDPSWPRRLALLVALAGQGTGELPIGAAITRVLPVAPAPRPFLDAIRVIRHVDAEEAVIALLPSAPAAALEALEAIGGHRTVRALRDGLGLGAPESEGAPEGEGAPASGGAPENKGAPEGEGAPAADIAPHLRAVRTRALELLWHLTGEAGGAGNAAQRRALLVRLDPADLPPRIAADLGGPDEQELALLGAHMDPGNPVAALCRLAAHGSAGPLPVIAGLLARVVTELAASRVPGAAAPGTRGEPPVREPAVPQEVVDALHALGRRLHERRKIRPSCLLDAKDAQSAGHALVATTALDLLERPGLSDSEQAILLELLLRAPYFRTRARVHRMLRHRDRHVRKHVIALLARDTGGDDAQALSATLIALTTAGDVQTVRQSLLALGHAGARWACSAVAACLDHPNMNIKKTAAAVLVRIGTPAAVPKLLLWLGRHDNPGLHSTIAEALRTVLGTAYAATLVAAAERGDSPRTVGLLLEALSGELSARSVRALDDQASPVAPALLALVANGRVTLTEGTAEDLAAPLARHGITPPTGYRPTGGDGSDRPDPDVTSPATEGWHPSIALRVAQRAKPPLPDRLWTLRPLLPDWLRLAGAEPSARQRLVRFAMRLCPAPWTDAELTAFAQFAQVLTDALREASDQDRQDLVAVLAAAAPKLTAARRPAVADAVRSLPPGPAGPTSTLTLLRRLDAVLVRADLEQALAAARLGGAPWPAEAAVLREAFGVDKPSAHSVPAEVRAWRAALDAAVRTPNALAAFRRAQDGTAGSRDRLAALVEAYSPAAPEVRTALIDWMTVLQPLDAPPWTLTEAARPPAPPTPRTLRIDDLDQPRSTALRERLLTMLRGPAPDRRETAALALLTWPEPAATVPVLRAFLQGRIDLPAGAGPVLARTLAVMGEAELRADGILRSRVAAVAAKLDPCDLEPLIPLLLEWWEDGPPATTSAAADALLHVPADVLATHLGDQLTDGSWGYLDLLVGRPLLRTSALTTTCRRLRAEGRDHLADRLRPVDGPLLGPHAAPQARTTPAEDTHRPSPPSPPSPPELLRLARTGTPEQVRRALTQLTEADRAQVPVPELRTLIGELLHHAKPGVRLHAHRTSRVTMDRPTHLGHTSVLLEDPQPSIVRTAVHTLCHAAWAPAIPALAALLEHPHPVVRTAATEGLLTLGAPTVPALRHAADHARPDKRSVYTDVLQQIRSTQE; from the coding sequence ATGACGATGTCGGCGGACGAAGCGTTCAACGATGCAGTACGCCGAGCCGACCTCGGAGCACTGTCCGGTCCCTCGGACACCGGGGTGTGCACGCCGGCCGCTCTCGGTCGGCTGATCCGGCACGGTGATCCTGAGGTTCGGCGTCGGGGACTGGTCCTTCTCGCCGAACGCGTCAGGTCGGGCCCGGCCCTCGGCGCACACGTGGGGGCCGAGTACGCGGCGTTGCTGCCTGGGTCGGTGTCGGTGGTAGGGGCGGGAGCGCCGGAGACGGCGCTCGTGCTGGCGGGGCTCTACGAACGGCTCGGCCCGTTCCTGGGAGGGCGTTCGTGGCCCCGGTGGCGTACGGCCGGGTTGCCCGTACGGGTACGGATCGCCTGGTTGCGTGCCGAACTGCTCAACGACCCGTCGGTGATCCGTGACGAACCTCCGGGTGAACTGCTCTACCAGGCCGTCCGGGACGTGGATGTCACCGAAGCGCACCGGCCCGCGGAGTTCGTGGACGCGTTGGTGGACAGCGGTGACCCGGCGTTGTGGCTCCAGGCACTGCGGCTGGCCCGGCAGGGTCTGCGGGCGGGGCTGCTGGCCCCCGTCCGCGTCCGCGCGGTCGTGAGCGGCCTGCTCGGCGGCGGCGGAGCCGTCACCGAAGCGGCACTCGCCGAACTCACCGAGTCGTGGGCGGCGTTGGACCCGCTGCCGCCTGGCAGGCTGGCTCCGTTCCTTGCCGTCGGCCCGGTGAGCGCCAGGCCGAAGGTCGCCGAGGCCGCCCTCGCCGTCGCAGCCCACCACGGGCACGGTGACCTGGTACGGCAGGTCGCCGGTGATCCCGACCTGCCGCCGGGGCTCCGTCGCCGAGCGCTGGAGCTGCTCGGCGATCTGGCGGTCCGGGGTGACATCGGTGACCTGACGGCGCTGGCCGTGCGCGACCCGCTGCTGTTCGGCGCTGCCCTCGTCACCTGCCTGCGCGGGCTGCACCGGCGCGGGCACTTCGCGGAGGCCGGACACGTGCCGTCCCTCGTCGCCCTGGCGCTGGCGGACCACACGGTTCCGCCTGTCGAGGTCGCGACGATCCTGTTCACCTGCCGCGAGGTGCTGTTCCGCGTCCTGGTGGACGCGGAACCCGGCGACCCGAGCTGGCCCCGGCGGCTCGCGCTGCTGGTCGCCCTGGCCGGGCAAGGCACGGGAGAGCTCCCGATCGGGGCCGCGATCACCCGCGTACTGCCGGTGGCGCCCGCGCCGAGGCCGTTCCTGGACGCGATCCGCGTGATCCGGCACGTGGATGCCGAAGAGGCCGTGATCGCCCTGCTGCCGTCCGCGCCCGCTGCGGCTCTGGAGGCTCTGGAGGCCATCGGAGGGCACCGGACGGTACGGGCGCTGAGGGACGGGCTCGGACTGGGCGCACCGGAGAGCGAAGGTGCGCCGGAGGGCGAAGGTGCACCGGCGAGCGGAGGCGCACCGGAGAACAAAGGTGCGCCGGAGGGCGAAGGTGCGCCCGCAGCCGATATCGCGCCCCACCTGCGAGCCGTACGGACCCGGGCCCTGGAGCTGCTGTGGCATCTGACGGGGGAGGCCGGGGGCGCGGGGAACGCGGCCCAGCGGCGCGCCCTCCTCGTACGCCTCGATCCCGCCGACCTGCCGCCGCGCATCGCCGCCGACCTCGGCGGACCGGACGAACAGGAACTCGCCCTGCTCGGCGCGCACATGGACCCGGGCAATCCGGTAGCGGCACTGTGCCGACTCGCGGCCCACGGCAGTGCCGGGCCGCTCCCGGTCATCGCCGGCCTGCTCGCACGCGTCGTGACCGAGCTGGCGGCCTCCCGCGTACCGGGCGCGGCCGCCCCCGGAACCCGAGGCGAACCCCCGGTCCGTGAACCCGCCGTGCCGCAGGAGGTGGTGGACGCCCTGCACGCCCTGGGCCGCCGTCTCCACGAGCGGAGAAAGATCCGGCCGTCCTGTCTCCTGGACGCAAAGGACGCACAGTCCGCCGGTCACGCACTCGTCGCCACGACAGCGCTGGACCTGCTGGAACGACCGGGGCTGTCCGACTCCGAGCAGGCGATCCTGCTCGAACTGCTCCTGCGGGCCCCCTACTTCCGGACCCGCGCACGCGTGCACCGCATGCTGCGGCACCGCGACCGGCATGTACGCAAGCACGTGATCGCACTGCTCGCCCGCGACACCGGGGGCGACGACGCCCAGGCGTTGTCGGCGACCTTGATCGCGCTCACCACGGCCGGGGACGTCCAGACCGTCCGGCAGTCGCTCCTCGCCCTGGGGCACGCCGGAGCCCGCTGGGCCTGTTCCGCGGTCGCCGCATGCCTCGACCATCCGAACATGAACATCAAGAAGACCGCCGCCGCGGTGCTGGTACGCATCGGTACACCGGCGGCGGTCCCGAAACTGCTCCTCTGGCTCGGCCGTCACGACAATCCCGGGCTGCACTCCACGATCGCCGAAGCACTCCGTACCGTCCTCGGCACGGCGTACGCGGCGACACTGGTCGCCGCCGCCGAACGCGGTGACAGCCCCCGCACCGTGGGACTGCTGCTGGAGGCACTCTCCGGCGAACTCTCGGCGCGCTCCGTCCGCGCCTTGGACGACCAGGCCTCACCGGTCGCACCGGCCCTGCTCGCCCTGGTGGCGAACGGCCGGGTCACCCTCACCGAGGGGACGGCCGAAGACCTCGCCGCACCGCTGGCCAGGCACGGCATCACCCCGCCCACCGGGTATCGGCCGACGGGCGGCGACGGCAGCGACAGGCCCGACCCCGACGTCACTTCGCCGGCCACGGAGGGCTGGCATCCGTCGATCGCGCTGCGCGTCGCCCAGAGGGCGAAACCCCCGCTCCCCGACCGGCTGTGGACGCTGCGGCCCCTGCTCCCGGACTGGCTGCGGCTTGCCGGCGCCGAACCCTCCGCGCGGCAGCGGTTGGTGCGGTTCGCGATGCGGCTGTGCCCCGCCCCCTGGACCGATGCGGAACTGACGGCGTTCGCCCAGTTCGCTCAGGTCCTGACCGACGCGCTCCGCGAAGCCTCGGACCAGGACCGGCAGGACCTCGTCGCGGTGCTCGCCGCCGCGGCACCCAAGCTGACGGCGGCCAGAAGGCCTGCGGTCGCCGACGCCGTACGATCGCTTCCTCCCGGTCCTGCGGGACCCACCTCCACCCTCACCCTGCTGCGCCGCCTCGACGCCGTGCTGGTCCGCGCCGATCTCGAACAGGCCCTCGCCGCCGCGCGGCTCGGCGGCGCCCCGTGGCCGGCCGAGGCCGCTGTACTGAGGGAAGCCTTCGGCGTCGACAAGCCCTCCGCGCACTCCGTACCCGCTGAGGTCCGGGCGTGGCGGGCCGCGCTGGACGCGGCGGTACGCACGCCGAACGCCCTGGCCGCCTTCCGCAGGGCTCAAGACGGCACGGCCGGCTCCCGGGACCGTCTGGCCGCACTGGTCGAGGCGTACTCCCCGGCCGCCCCGGAGGTCCGTACGGCCCTCATCGACTGGATGACCGTTCTCCAGCCCCTCGACGCACCGCCCTGGACCCTCACCGAGGCCGCCCGCCCACCGGCGCCGCCCACCCCACGCACCCTCCGCATCGACGATCTCGACCAGCCCCGTTCGACCGCGCTTCGGGAACGGCTGCTGACCATGCTGCGGGGACCGGCTCCGGACCGCAGGGAGACGGCGGCCCTGGCCCTCCTCACGTGGCCCGAGCCTGCCGCCACCGTGCCCGTGCTCCGAGCGTTTCTCCAGGGCCGCATCGACCTGCCGGCCGGCGCCGGTCCCGTGTTGGCCCGCACGCTGGCGGTCATGGGTGAGGCAGAACTCAGGGCCGACGGCATCCTGCGCAGCAGGGTGGCCGCCGTCGCGGCGAAGCTCGACCCGTGTGACCTCGAACCGCTGATCCCGCTGCTGCTCGAATGGTGGGAGGACGGCCCGCCCGCGACCACCTCGGCAGCCGCGGACGCGCTGCTCCACGTTCCCGCCGACGTGCTGGCGACGCACCTCGGCGACCAACTCACGGACGGGTCCTGGGGGTACCTGGACCTGCTCGTCGGCCGCCCGCTCCTGCGTACCTCCGCGCTGACCACGACCTGCCGGCGGCTGCGGGCGGAGGGGCGCGACCACCTGGCGGACCGGCTGCGTCCCGTCGACGGACCGCTGCTCGGTCCGCACGCCGCACCACAGGCCCGGACCACCCCCGCCGAAGACACGCACCGCCCGTCCCCCCCTTCCCCGCCTTCCCCTCCGGAGCTGCTGCGCCTGGCCCGGACCGGCACCCCCGAGCAGGTACGCCGCGCACTCACGCAACTGACCGAGGCGGACCGCGCCCAGGTGCCGGTCCCCGAACTGCGCACGCTGATCGGCGAGTTGCTGCACCACGCCAAGCCCGGAGTACGTCTCCACGCGCACCGGACCTCGCGGGTGACGATGGACCGGCCGACCCACCTGGGCCATACCTCGGTGCTCCTGGAGGACCCCCAGCCCAGCATCGTGCGCACGGCGGTCCACACCCTCTGCCACGCCGCCTGGGCCCCCGCGATCCCCGCTCTGGCTGCCCTGCTCGAGCATCCGCATCCCGTGGTCCGCACGGCGGCGACGGAGGGACTCCTCACCCTGGGCGCTCCGACGGTCCCCGCCCTCAGGCACGCCGCCGACCACGCCCGCCCCGACAAACGGTCGGTCTACACGGACGTGCTCCAGCAGATCAGGTCCACGCAGGAGTGA
- a CDS encoding MerR family transcriptional regulator, which produces MTADDSFGRLDDDDYPAYTMGRAAEMLGTTQGFLRAIGEARLITPLRSAGGHRRYSRYQLRIAARARELVDNGTPIEAACRIVILEDQLEEAQRINAEYRRTD; this is translated from the coding sequence ATGACAGCAGACGACTCGTTCGGCCGTCTTGACGACGACGACTACCCCGCCTACACGATGGGTCGGGCCGCCGAGATGCTCGGCACCACGCAGGGATTCCTCCGTGCCATCGGCGAAGCCCGCCTGATCACGCCGCTCCGCTCCGCGGGCGGACACCGCCGCTACTCCCGCTACCAGTTGCGCATCGCAGCCCGCGCCCGGGAACTCGTCGACAACGGGACCCCCATCGAGGCCGCCTGCCGCATTGTCATCCTTGAGGACCAGCTCGAAGAGGCACAGCGCATCAATGCCGAATACCGCCGCACCGACTGA
- a CDS encoding BTAD domain-containing putative transcriptional regulator yields MTGLTGPAGICCVPTAMNWTRRVSRIWRGPAFTGIADVPALASEAARLDESRLGVLEERIGVGLRLGRPTRATRTATVRSWVLV; encoded by the coding sequence GTGACTGGGTTGACCGGCCCGGCGGGTATCTGCTGCGTGCCGACCGCGATGAACTGGACGCGGCGCGTTTCGAGGATCTGGCGGGGACCCGCGTTCACCGGGATCGCCGACGTCCCGGCTCTGGCCTCGGAGGCCGCCCGCCTCGACGAGTCGCGGCTCGGCGTACTCGAAGAGCGGATCGGCGTCGGCCTCCGGCTGGGCCGTCCGACGAGGGCGACGCGTACCGCAACAGTCCGGTCGTGGGTGCTCGTATGA
- a CDS encoding PIN domain-containing protein, with protein MSERIETVVLDSEGLSAWIAQDRKLLAMLQVFHDMGADLVIGANTIVEVSHSRTNVPRLNWALSRVKVEPVTEQTAKAAAELLKGVGLHGHKYAIDATVAEVALRQPKPVALLTSDSDDMAKLCGNRARIIPL; from the coding sequence GTGAGCGAGCGCATCGAGACCGTCGTCCTGGACTCGGAAGGGCTCTCCGCCTGGATCGCGCAGGACCGCAAGCTCCTCGCAATGCTGCAGGTCTTCCACGACATGGGAGCCGACCTGGTGATCGGGGCGAACACCATCGTGGAAGTCAGCCACTCACGCACCAACGTGCCTCGCCTGAACTGGGCCCTGTCCCGTGTCAAGGTGGAGCCGGTCACCGAACAAACCGCGAAAGCGGCAGCGGAGCTCCTCAAGGGCGTCGGACTGCACGGGCACAAGTACGCCATCGACGCCACGGTCGCCGAGGTCGCCCTGCGCCAGCCGAAACCCGTCGCTCTGCTGACGTCCGACAGCGACGACATGGCCAAGCTCTGCGGCAACCGGGCCCGCATCATCCCTCTCTGA
- a CDS encoding SRPBCC family protein, with translation MAHIHKEFLIDNSPENVWEALREVGAVHRCLAPGFVTDTRMEADIRIVTFANGLVVHELIVDIDEEARRVAYAVVGGAMTPKHHHASMRVLADTGGRSRFVWTTDVVPDELGGPIGEMVEQGVAVIRETLKATPDGQR, from the coding sequence ATGGCTCACATCCACAAGGAATTCCTGATCGACAACTCCCCGGAGAACGTCTGGGAGGCCCTGCGCGAGGTGGGGGCCGTGCACCGGTGCCTGGCGCCGGGCTTCGTCACGGACACCCGCATGGAGGCGGACATCAGGATCGTGACCTTCGCGAACGGTCTCGTCGTGCACGAGCTGATCGTCGACATCGACGAGGAGGCCCGCAGGGTGGCCTACGCGGTGGTCGGCGGCGCGATGACACCGAAGCACCATCACGCCTCGATGCGGGTACTCGCCGACACCGGAGGGCGCAGCCGGTTCGTCTGGACGACAGACGTGGTGCCCGACGAACTCGGCGGCCCCATCGGCGAGATGGTCGAGCAGGGCGTGGCCGTCATACGGGAGACGCTGAAAGCCACCCCGGACGGTCAGCGGTAG
- a CDS encoding type II toxin-antitoxin system Phd/YefM family antitoxin, with translation METKTYTTIDLRKGMGEILDRTRIAGEAAAITRKGKTVAYLVPAEWFEQMARRHQSHEDRHEAA, from the coding sequence ATGGAGACGAAGACGTACACAACCATCGACCTGCGCAAGGGGATGGGCGAGATCCTGGACCGGACCCGGATCGCCGGTGAGGCCGCCGCCATCACCCGTAAGGGGAAGACGGTCGCCTACTTGGTGCCGGCCGAGTGGTTCGAGCAGATGGCCCGTCGGCACCAGTCGCACGAGGACCGGCACGAGGCCGCCTGA
- a CDS encoding PD40 domain-containing protein, producing MESAARAWPHPGGAAFHPGQPGGASAVHVATGAVTELQSHWTTSLSSIQGPVFSPDGTRIAFCAMDDFDHTHSTYAVDAAGGKNLQVLTDQAVTPTDWLNR from the coding sequence GTGGAAAGCGCCGCCAGGGCATGGCCTCACCCTGGCGGCGCCGCGTTCCATCCCGGCCAGCCGGGTGGCGCGAGCGCTGTCCACGTAGCAACCGGCGCCGTCACCGAGCTGCAGAGCCATTGGACGACCTCCCTCAGCAGCATCCAGGGCCCCGTCTTCTCGCCCGACGGCACCCGGATCGCCTTCTGCGCCATGGACGACTTCGACCACACCCACAGCACCTACGCCGTCGACGCCGCCGGCGGAAAGAACCTCCAGGTCCTCACGGACCAGGCGGTGACCCCCACCGACTGGCTGAACAGGTAG
- a CDS encoding type II toxin-antitoxin system CcdA family antitoxin — translation MSSTTRITVTLPSDQVAELRKLTDNVSGYVAEAVARQIRHQLLGDDLRRHEEEHGHFSDEELAEAHAKIFGAAGSSENADTA, via the coding sequence ATGTCCTCAACGACTCGCATCACCGTCACGCTCCCCAGCGATCAGGTCGCGGAGCTGCGTAAGCTCACGGACAACGTCTCCGGCTACGTGGCGGAAGCCGTAGCCCGCCAGATCCGGCACCAGCTCCTGGGCGACGACCTTCGCCGGCACGAGGAGGAACACGGACACTTCAGCGACGAGGAGCTCGCCGAGGCCCACGCGAAGATCTTCGGCGCCGCCGGCTCCTCCGAGAACGCGGACACCGCGTGA